One Rhizobiales bacterium GAS188 DNA window includes the following coding sequences:
- a CDS encoding Response regulator receiver domain-containing protein, which produces MTNLALISIVDDDASFRRATASFVQSLGYDVAVFETAEEFLRSEQLDVTICLICDLHMPGMSGIELQNELRSQRYTLPIIFITAYGESKMRGQALAAGALGFFDKPFHEQELISCLERVSPSPRA; this is translated from the coding sequence GTGACGAATCTCGCCCTCATCTCGATTGTCGACGACGACGCATCGTTCAGGCGGGCGACGGCGAGTTTCGTCCAGTCGCTCGGCTATGACGTGGCGGTCTTCGAGACTGCCGAAGAGTTCCTTAGGTCCGAACAGCTCGACGTCACGATCTGCCTGATCTGCGACTTGCACATGCCGGGCATGAGCGGCATCGAGCTGCAGAATGAGCTGCGTTCTCAACGCTATACCCTGCCGATCATCTTCATCACCGCCTACGGCGAATCGAAGATGCGGGGACAAGCGCTGGCCGCCGGCGCGCTCGGCTTTTTCGACAAGCCGTTCCACGAGCAGGAGCTGATATCCTGCCTCGAGCGGGTGTCGCCTAGCCCGAGAGCTTGA
- a CDS encoding Transposase zinc-binding domain-containing protein, whose amino-acid sequence MLRPALEVADIFRGHGPAWRRANAGHVSLGQLKVMAAIESCRTATLGGHVERCEDCAHTRIAYNSCRNRHCPKCQGVAAKQWLAERQAELLPVPYFHVVFTLPAAIAAIAYQNKTVIYDILFKASAETLTTIAADPKHLGARIGITAVLHSWGSAMTHHPHVHMIVPGGGISPDGQRWIACRAGFFLPVRVLSRLFRRLFLEKLAAAHAAGLLHFFGDHDPLHDEPAFTAYLAPLRRAEWVVYSKRPFGGPEAVLAYLSRYTHRVAISNSRLIASDGNSVTFKWKDYRAKGCERQKIMRLAADEFIRRFLIHVLPSGFHRIRHYGLFANSSRLDNVARARQLLAVPEPENETADAPDGNEPPLTQPCPCCGGRMIVIETFQRGCSPRSRPADSMIAIRIDTS is encoded by the coding sequence ATGCTTCGCCCGGCGCTGGAGGTCGCGGATATCTTCCGCGGCCACGGACCGGCATGGCGCAGGGCCAATGCCGGCCATGTGAGCCTCGGCCAACTGAAGGTCATGGCGGCGATCGAGAGCTGCCGCACGGCGACGCTCGGCGGTCACGTCGAGCGTTGCGAGGACTGTGCGCATACGCGCATCGCCTACAACTCCTGCCGCAATCGCCACTGCCCGAAGTGCCAAGGTGTAGCCGCCAAGCAATGGCTGGCAGAGCGCCAAGCCGAGCTGTTGCCGGTGCCGTACTTCCATGTCGTGTTCACGCTGCCAGCGGCGATCGCGGCCATCGCCTATCAGAACAAGACGGTGATCTACGACATCCTGTTCAAGGCCTCGGCCGAGACACTGACCACGATCGCCGCCGATCCCAAGCACCTCGGCGCACGCATCGGCATCACTGCCGTGCTGCACAGCTGGGGCTCGGCCATGACGCATCACCCGCATGTGCATATGATCGTGCCAGGCGGCGGCATCTCGCCCGATGGGCAGCGTTGGATCGCCTGCCGTGCCGGCTTCTTTCTGCCGGTGCGCGTGCTCTCGCGCCTGTTCCGCCGGCTATTCCTGGAGAAGCTCGCCGCCGCCCACGCGGCTGGTCTCCTGCACTTCTTCGGAGACCACGACCCTCTCCACGACGAGCCAGCCTTCACCGCCTATCTGGCGCCGCTGCGTAGAGCCGAATGGGTCGTCTACAGCAAGCGCCCGTTCGGCGGGCCAGAAGCTGTGCTGGCCTATCTGTCGCGCTACACCCACCGCGTCGCCATCTCCAACAGCAGGCTGATCGCGTCCGATGGCAACAGCGTCACCTTCAAATGGAAAGACTATCGCGCAAAGGGCTGCGAACGGCAGAAGATCATGAGACTCGCCGCCGACGAGTTCATCCGCCGCTTCCTCATCCACGTGCTGCCCTCAGGCTTCCATCGCATCCGCCACTACGGCTTGTTCGCCAACAGCTCGCGCCTCGACAACGTCGCGCGAGCGCGTCAACTGCTCGCCGTGCCGGAGCCTGAGAACGAGACAGCCGATGCCCCTGACGGCAACGAGCCGCCACTCACCCAGCCGTGCCCGTGCTGTGGCGGCCGCATGATCGTCATCGAGACCTTCCAGCGCGGCTGCTCGCCACGATCCCGTCCGGCGGATTCGATGATTGCGATCAGGATCGACACCTCATGA
- a CDS encoding Formylglycine-generating enzyme, required for sulfatase activity, contains SUMF1/FGE domain, whose translation MLETVSHAGPEAPAAPLRHAIPADMVAIPGGSFRMGSDHHYPEEAPVHRVTVDSFWIDPTPVTNREFRRFVNATGHVTFAEIKPDTRDYPGALPHMLKAGSLVFTEPKQPVDLRDWGQWWQFKFGANWRRPYGPRSSISGLDDHPVVHIAYRDAEAYARWAGKELPTEAEWELAARGGLDGAEFAWGDELMPGGKPMANTWQGAFPQENLVTDGYARTSPVTAFPANGYGVYDMIGNVWEWTTDWWSTRHQAEAPKACCVPINPRGGPESDSFDPCQPQIRIPRKVLKGGSHLCAPNYCRRYRPAARHAEAVDTSTSHVGFRCIVRKGANHE comes from the coding sequence ATGCTCGAGACTGTATCCCACGCCGGTCCGGAAGCCCCCGCGGCTCCGCTAAGACACGCGATTCCGGCCGACATGGTTGCGATCCCCGGCGGCAGCTTCCGCATGGGATCGGACCACCATTATCCGGAGGAGGCGCCCGTCCATCGCGTGACGGTGGACAGCTTCTGGATCGACCCCACGCCGGTGACGAACCGTGAGTTCCGCAGATTCGTCAACGCCACCGGCCACGTCACCTTTGCGGAAATCAAGCCTGACACCAGGGACTATCCCGGCGCGCTGCCGCATATGCTCAAGGCCGGCTCGCTCGTCTTCACGGAGCCGAAGCAGCCAGTGGACCTACGAGATTGGGGACAATGGTGGCAGTTCAAGTTCGGCGCGAACTGGCGCAGGCCCTATGGACCGCGCTCATCGATCAGCGGGCTCGACGACCACCCGGTCGTCCACATCGCCTATCGCGACGCAGAGGCCTATGCGCGCTGGGCCGGCAAAGAGCTGCCGACCGAGGCCGAATGGGAGTTGGCGGCGCGCGGCGGGCTCGACGGAGCCGAGTTCGCCTGGGGCGATGAACTCATGCCTGGCGGCAAGCCCATGGCGAATACCTGGCAGGGGGCGTTCCCGCAGGAGAATTTGGTAACCGACGGGTACGCCCGCACCTCTCCGGTGACTGCGTTCCCCGCGAACGGCTACGGCGTCTACGACATGATCGGCAATGTCTGGGAATGGACGACCGATTGGTGGTCGACCCGGCACCAGGCCGAAGCGCCCAAGGCCTGCTGCGTCCCAATCAACCCGCGCGGCGGCCCCGAGAGCGACAGCTTCGATCCTTGCCAGCCGCAGATTCGCATTCCGCGCAAGGTGCTCAAGGGCGGATCGCATCTCTGCGCGCCGAATTACTGCCGCCGCTACCGACCTGCGGCGCGCCACGCCGAGGCAGTCGACACCTCGACCAGCCACGTCGGGTTCCGATGCATCGTCAGAAAGGGAGCGAACCATGAGTGA
- a CDS encoding Histidine kinase-, DNA gyrase B-, and HSP90-like ATPase: MPEGKLPSLISTLPPSRTQERAALAVALLLLALFFGVLPFAHVRLAQLDVFLPIAATIMFLNDSITASLLYAHFAVLRSRALLVLASGYLFTALVVVCYALTFPGAFAPAGLLGAGLQTPGWLFGVWHMGLPTTIIAYVLLRVAPARMQLIRGAAPIVILASIAVVIVLVCGVTWFVTVHEDMLPALVLNITDQAGTVHIVSAVMLTLCATAFVLLLFFRRSMLDLWLLLVSLGWLLSSILINLVGYRFDVAWYANRIFAIASASFVLFVLLAESTMLYARLALAFLAQQREREGRLMSMDAMSAAIAHEIKQPLGAIVANAGAGLRWLTRTPPSFDRLRDTFNYISADGHRASEVIQAVRAMFAQDEQVRSTLDANELVRETVSIVGGELDAARIAVQLELAAELPLVSAHRGQLQQVILNLVTNAGDAMRAAADRARVLKMKSETVDLDHIAILVEDTGPGIDPKNLERVFEAFYTTKSRGTGMGLAICRSIVEAHGGTLSVSPAAPHGSVFRMTLPCNAYTAVDTVEKMRIEGVAHR, translated from the coding sequence ATGCCAGAAGGCAAACTGCCATCGCTGATCTCCACTCTGCCGCCCAGTCGAACGCAAGAACGGGCGGCGCTCGCGGTCGCGTTGCTCCTGCTTGCCCTGTTTTTCGGGGTTCTGCCGTTCGCACATGTGCGTTTGGCTCAACTCGACGTGTTCCTTCCCATAGCCGCAACGATCATGTTCCTGAACGATTCAATCACTGCAAGTTTGTTGTATGCGCATTTTGCGGTTCTGCGCTCGCGTGCATTGTTGGTCCTCGCCAGTGGATATCTCTTCACCGCGCTCGTTGTCGTCTGCTACGCACTCACCTTTCCGGGGGCCTTCGCACCGGCCGGCCTGCTCGGCGCGGGCCTGCAAACACCGGGCTGGCTCTTCGGGGTCTGGCATATGGGGCTGCCTACGACCATCATCGCGTATGTACTCCTGCGAGTTGCCCCTGCCAGAATGCAGCTGATCCGCGGCGCGGCCCCGATTGTCATTCTCGCAAGCATCGCCGTGGTCATCGTTCTGGTGTGCGGCGTAACCTGGTTCGTCACGGTGCACGAGGACATGCTGCCGGCACTCGTGCTGAACATCACGGATCAGGCCGGCACTGTACACATCGTTTCGGCCGTCATGCTGACTCTTTGTGCGACCGCTTTTGTATTGCTTCTGTTTTTCCGACGCTCAATGCTCGACCTATGGCTTCTCCTCGTGTCGCTGGGATGGCTTTTGTCATCGATATTGATCAACCTTGTCGGCTACCGCTTCGATGTCGCCTGGTATGCCAACCGGATATTCGCAATCGCCTCGGCAAGTTTTGTCTTGTTCGTGCTGCTTGCGGAATCGACCATGCTCTACGCTCGGCTGGCGTTGGCTTTCCTCGCGCAGCAGCGCGAGCGCGAGGGGCGGCTGATGTCCATGGACGCCATGTCGGCGGCAATCGCGCATGAGATCAAGCAGCCCTTGGGAGCTATAGTGGCGAACGCCGGCGCGGGCTTGCGCTGGCTCACGAGGACGCCTCCGAGCTTCGACCGACTTCGAGACACATTCAATTATATTTCTGCCGATGGTCATCGGGCGAGCGAGGTGATTCAAGCCGTCCGAGCGATGTTTGCCCAAGACGAGCAGGTAAGATCGACACTCGATGCGAATGAGCTTGTCCGAGAGACCGTCTCAATCGTAGGCGGGGAGCTGGACGCGGCAAGGATAGCCGTTCAACTGGAATTGGCTGCCGAACTTCCTTTGGTGTCGGCGCACAGAGGTCAGCTGCAGCAAGTCATCTTGAACCTCGTTACCAATGCTGGGGATGCGATGCGTGCCGCCGCGGATCGTGCGCGCGTCCTCAAGATGAAATCCGAGACAGTCGACCTTGATCATATTGCAATATTGGTCGAAGATACCGGACCGGGCATAGACCCAAAGAATTTGGAGCGTGTCTTCGAAGCATTCTACACGACGAAGTCTCGGGGAACGGGCATGGGCTTGGCGATCTGCAGATCGATCGTCGAAGCTCATGGAGGAACGTTGTCGGTCTCACCGGCCGCGCCTCACGGCTCTGTATTTCGCATGACTCTGCCCTGCAACGCCTATACGGCGGTCGACACGGTGGAGAAGATGCGGATCGAGGGCGTCGCCCATCGTTGA
- a CDS encoding Histidine kinase-, DNA gyrase B-, and HSP90-like ATPase → MARADDKLAAQLAMVSAHRGQLQQVILNVVNNAADAMRAVTDRARVLKVKSEALGSDGVAVSVEDSGTGIDPMNMERVFDAFYTTKSRGVGMGLAICRSIVEAHGGTLSVTRGVPYGSVFRVALPNHR, encoded by the coding sequence ATGGCTCGCGCTGACGATAAGTTGGCAGCGCAGCTTGCGATGGTCTCGGCGCATCGAGGGCAGCTGCAGCAGGTCATCTTGAATGTGGTCAATAACGCAGCCGACGCAATGCGCGCCGTTACGGATCGCGCCCGCGTGCTGAAGGTGAAGTCCGAAGCCCTGGGATCGGACGGCGTCGCCGTATCGGTCGAGGACTCGGGAACGGGCATAGACCCGATGAACATGGAGCGTGTCTTCGACGCCTTCTACACGACGAAGTCGCGCGGCGTGGGCATGGGGCTGGCGATCTGCCGCTCGATCGTCGAAGCTCATGGCGGGACCCTGTCGGTGACACGGGGCGTGCCCTATGGTTCAGTCTTTCGCGTCGCGCTGCCAAATCACCGGTGA
- a CDS encoding Site-specific recombinase XerD, with the protein MTNEAMSPLRRRMIEDMTVRKFVEKTQKDYIRHVKDLAVFLGRSPDTATAEDLRRYQLHLSDTGVRPPSINSAVSALRFFFSITIDRAAVTKPLTFVAEPRKIPVVLSPEEVARFLEAAPGPKYKAALSAAYGAGLRVSEVVALKVSDVDSKRMLLRIEQGKGRKDRCAMLSPQLLELLRDWWRIARPRVWLFPGQNRVNHLTTRQLNRAVHAAAHMAEITKRVTPHTLRHSFATHLLEQNIDIRVIQVLLGHAKLDTTALYTRVATNTIREVMSPLDRLTPLRARRDKPPA; encoded by the coding sequence ATGACCAACGAGGCCATGAGCCCATTGCGCCGGCGCATGATCGAAGACATGACGGTGCGCAAGTTCGTCGAGAAGACCCAGAAGGATTATATCCGTCACGTCAAGGACCTCGCCGTCTTCCTCGGCCGATCGCCGGACACCGCCACGGCCGAGGATCTGCGCCGCTATCAGCTGCACCTGAGCGACACCGGCGTCCGCCCGCCGAGCATCAACAGCGCGGTTTCGGCCCTGCGGTTCTTCTTCTCCATCACGATCGACCGTGCCGCTGTCACCAAGCCTCTGACGTTTGTCGCCGAGCCGCGGAAGATTCCTGTCGTCTTGAGCCCCGAGGAGGTGGCACGCTTTCTGGAGGCGGCACCCGGGCCGAAGTATAAAGCCGCGCTCAGTGCTGCCTATGGTGCGGGCCTGCGCGTTTCCGAGGTCGTCGCGCTGAAGGTGTCGGATGTCGACTCCAAGCGCATGCTGCTGCGTATCGAGCAGGGCAAGGGGCGCAAAGATCGCTGTGCGATGCTCTCACCGCAGCTGCTCGAGTTGCTGCGCGACTGGTGGCGGATCGCGCGGCCCCGGGTCTGGCTGTTTCCGGGACAGAACCGGGTCAACCATCTCACCACGCGCCAGCTCAACCGCGCCGTTCATGCCGCCGCTCACATGGCCGAGATCACCAAGCGGGTGACGCCGCACACGCTGCGCCACAGCTTCGCAACCCATCTGCTGGAGCAGAACATCGACATCCGGGTGATCCAGGTTCTCCTCGGACACGCCAAGCTCGATACCACGGCGCTCTATACGCGTGTCGCCACCAACACGATCCGCGAGGTCATGAGCCCGCTGGATCGCCTCACGCCGCTGCGCGCCAGGAGAGACAAGCCACCCGCATAG
- a CDS encoding Two-component response regulator, FixJ family, consists of REC and HTH domains: MNNKHAAPQPRVFVVDDDESMRKALSNLIQSVGLEVQTFALAPEFLAIELPDAPCCLILDVRLPGVSGLDFQVKLATAKIGIPIIFITAHGDIPMSVRAMKAGAIEFLTKPFRDQDLLDAIQVALDRDRTRHESEHVVSVLRERFRALTPREQEVMACVTQGLLNKQIAGEIGITENTVKVHRGNVTRKMGAKSLAELVRMADALGIRRARSRRPNHLV; encoded by the coding sequence ATGAACAACAAACATGCCGCTCCGCAGCCTAGAGTTTTCGTCGTCGACGACGATGAGTCCATGCGCAAGGCGCTAAGCAATCTCATCCAATCCGTAGGGCTGGAGGTGCAGACCTTCGCGTTGGCACCGGAGTTCCTGGCGATCGAGCTGCCGGACGCGCCCTGTTGCTTGATCCTCGATGTGAGGCTGCCCGGGGTGAGCGGTTTGGATTTTCAGGTGAAGCTCGCCACCGCGAAGATCGGCATCCCGATCATCTTCATCACCGCGCATGGCGACATTCCCATGAGCGTGCGGGCCATGAAGGCCGGCGCGATCGAGTTCCTGACGAAGCCATTCCGCGACCAGGATCTCTTGGACGCCATTCAAGTCGCGCTCGATCGCGACAGGACGCGGCACGAGAGCGAGCACGTCGTCTCTGTGCTGCGGGAGAGGTTTCGGGCATTGACCCCACGCGAGCAGGAGGTCATGGCCTGCGTCACACAGGGTCTCTTGAACAAGCAGATTGCCGGGGAAATCGGCATCACGGAGAACACCGTCAAGGTGCACAGGGGGAACGTTACACGCAAGATGGGGGCGAAATCGCTTGCCGAGCTCGTAAGAATGGCGGACGCCCTGGGAATTCGGCGCGCAAGGTCTCGAAGGCCTAATCACTTGGTGTAA
- a CDS encoding transcriptional regulator — MEPRADQKLLFDAFELLREQRQLISSGTPVNLGSRAFDLLLALVDRAGNVVSKDELMAAAWPKTFVDGTNLRTHIAAIRRALGDDGAGRRFIVNVPGRGYSFVARVRRENATPVELAPSHAAGLQTNPSQPQHRTRPRLPRLLSRVVGRDEVIAKLVDVVTHEALVTLVGPGGIGKTTTAIATAAAAAERFSDGAVFVDLAAVVQPQLVPGGVASAIGYVFRSADPTAELIEALRSSRLLIVLDNCEHVIGAAAALAEALGGAPDVHILATSREVLRAGGEWVYRLQPLDLPSETQMLPPGASIKAADALLAASVQLFVERASANLGGYELTDEDAPAIVAICRKLDGIALAIELAAGRMATVGLRDLDTSLGDSLQVLAQGRRTALPRHQTLRATLDWSYQLLAPSEQAVFRRLAVFHGNISTAAARAVAAGADLPPAEIDELVRGLAAKSLVIPELENQGVHYRLLATTRAFALEKLREAGEEADASRRHAAWMRALFEQAQEEWHTSPSAAWLSKYRNHLPNLRAALEWAFGSGEASEDYVALAIAAVPLWFELSAVDECLTWVERALAITEKSPQPLRRQRMQLYAALGWPSLRAVSGLPRGVQAWEKCRALAKEIGDRDFQLRSLWAIWVAKTNAGRPGEALETADLFCREEIEAGEPPEHRFGSRLRARSLHLLGRHVEAKAEVEKMLASYVAPTSRSHIARFQYEQSLTARITLGRTLWVLGFPDRAMREMQTIVEEALSLGHILTLTHALSDGACPIALLTGDINAGERFTAMLDAYTRANALDVWHAYAECYHGQQQIARGDARNGVRRLNQALRQLEARGFFYHAVLVCALGEGFAQTGQFIEGLATIDEALSQCLQRGEVWCRPELLRVRGRLLAGNGELEGASNCYRQSLDEARAQEALSWMLRSATDLARLIEARGDRSEARNILAPVSARFTEGFASRDVLAATRLLRELNPP, encoded by the coding sequence TTGGAACCTCGTGCCGATCAGAAGCTGTTGTTTGATGCATTCGAGTTGCTGCGGGAACAGCGCCAACTGATCTCGTCGGGCACCCCGGTCAATCTCGGCAGCCGCGCATTCGATCTGCTTTTGGCGTTGGTCGATCGCGCAGGGAACGTCGTCAGCAAAGATGAACTGATGGCGGCGGCTTGGCCGAAGACCTTCGTCGACGGGACCAATCTGCGCACGCACATCGCGGCGATCCGCCGTGCGCTGGGAGACGACGGAGCAGGCCGCCGCTTCATCGTCAATGTCCCTGGTCGGGGCTACAGCTTCGTCGCGCGCGTCAGGCGCGAAAACGCTACCCCCGTGGAATTGGCGCCATCGCACGCCGCGGGCTTACAAACGAATCCCTCGCAGCCCCAGCATCGAACGCGGCCGAGGCTCCCTCGCCTTCTTAGCCGCGTTGTCGGGCGGGACGAGGTGATCGCCAAACTCGTCGACGTTGTCACCCATGAGGCACTGGTTACGCTCGTGGGGCCCGGCGGCATCGGGAAGACGACCACGGCGATTGCAACGGCCGCCGCGGCAGCCGAGCGCTTCTCGGACGGCGCCGTCTTCGTCGATCTGGCTGCCGTCGTGCAGCCCCAACTGGTTCCCGGCGGCGTTGCATCGGCAATCGGTTACGTTTTCCGGTCGGCTGACCCGACGGCGGAGCTCATCGAAGCGCTGCGTAGCAGTCGGTTGCTGATCGTGCTGGACAATTGCGAGCATGTGATCGGCGCCGCTGCCGCGCTGGCGGAAGCGCTGGGCGGGGCGCCCGATGTCCATATCCTCGCGACGAGTCGTGAGGTGTTGAGAGCCGGCGGCGAGTGGGTCTACCGTCTGCAGCCGCTCGACCTGCCGAGCGAGACACAAATGCTCCCTCCTGGCGCATCGATTAAAGCGGCGGACGCGTTACTGGCTGCATCGGTTCAGCTGTTCGTCGAGAGAGCGTCGGCGAACCTGGGCGGTTACGAGCTCACCGACGAAGATGCGCCGGCCATCGTTGCGATTTGCCGAAAGCTTGACGGCATTGCTCTCGCGATTGAGCTCGCCGCCGGGCGCATGGCAACCGTGGGGCTTCGCGATCTGGACACCTCGCTCGGTGACAGTCTTCAAGTGTTGGCGCAGGGGCGCCGAACCGCCTTGCCTCGGCACCAGACGCTGCGTGCGACGCTCGATTGGAGCTACCAGTTACTGGCACCATCTGAACAGGCTGTCTTCCGCCGACTAGCCGTGTTCCACGGCAACATCTCTACCGCGGCGGCACGAGCCGTCGCCGCGGGAGCCGACCTGCCGCCTGCTGAAATCGATGAGCTGGTTCGAGGCCTGGCGGCCAAGTCGCTTGTGATCCCCGAGCTTGAGAACCAAGGTGTTCATTACCGGCTATTGGCGACAACGCGGGCATTCGCGCTGGAGAAGCTGCGTGAAGCCGGCGAGGAGGCAGATGCGTCGAGGCGGCACGCTGCCTGGATGCGCGCACTCTTCGAGCAGGCTCAGGAAGAATGGCACACGAGCCCGTCAGCTGCGTGGCTCTCCAAATATCGCAATCACTTACCGAATCTGCGTGCCGCTCTCGAATGGGCATTTGGATCGGGAGAAGCCTCTGAAGACTACGTTGCATTGGCGATTGCGGCGGTCCCGTTGTGGTTCGAATTGTCGGCGGTTGACGAATGCCTGACATGGGTCGAGCGCGCCCTTGCCATAACCGAGAAATCGCCGCAGCCGTTGCGGCGGCAGCGCATGCAGCTCTATGCGGCGCTCGGCTGGCCCAGCCTGCGGGCTGTGTCGGGCCTGCCGCGGGGAGTCCAAGCCTGGGAGAAATGTCGGGCTCTGGCCAAGGAGATAGGCGATCGGGATTTCCAGCTGCGCTCCTTATGGGCGATCTGGGTCGCAAAGACCAATGCCGGGCGGCCGGGCGAGGCGCTCGAGACGGCGGACCTGTTCTGTCGAGAGGAGATAGAAGCCGGCGAACCGCCCGAACATCGGTTTGGATCGCGCTTGCGGGCTCGCTCGCTGCATCTCCTGGGTCGACACGTCGAGGCTAAGGCGGAGGTCGAGAAAATGCTCGCCTCCTATGTTGCACCGACGTCCCGGTCCCACATTGCTCGCTTCCAGTACGAGCAAAGTCTGACGGCCCGCATAACACTCGGCCGTACGTTGTGGGTTCTCGGCTTTCCGGACCGGGCGATGCGGGAAATGCAGACAATCGTCGAGGAGGCGCTTTCGCTCGGGCATATTCTGACACTGACCCACGCGCTCTCGGATGGCGCATGCCCGATCGCTCTGCTGACGGGAGACATCAACGCGGGCGAGCGGTTTACAGCCATGCTCGATGCCTACACGCGGGCGAATGCGCTGGACGTTTGGCATGCTTACGCGGAATGTTACCACGGACAGCAGCAGATAGCGCGCGGCGACGCCCGCAACGGCGTGCGCCGGCTCAACCAAGCGCTCCGCCAGCTGGAAGCTCGCGGCTTCTTCTATCACGCGGTTCTTGTGTGTGCGCTCGGCGAAGGATTTGCCCAGACCGGCCAATTTATCGAAGGGCTCGCAACAATCGACGAGGCGCTCTCGCAATGTCTGCAAAGAGGCGAGGTGTGGTGTCGGCCGGAACTGCTTCGTGTCCGCGGTCGGCTCCTTGCAGGGAATGGGGAGCTCGAAGGCGCGTCGAATTGCTATCGTCAATCACTGGACGAGGCTCGAGCACAGGAAGCGCTTTCCTGGATGCTGCGCAGTGCGACCGATCTTGCTCGCTTGATTGAGGCCCGAGGAGATCGCTCCGAGGCGCGCAACATCCTGGCTCCGGTCTCCGCTCGTTTCACGGAAGGATTTGCGTCCAGAGATGTTCTTGCGGCGACTCGGCTTCTTCGCGAACTTAATCCACCATAG
- a CDS encoding Pimeloyl-ACP methyl ester carboxylesterase produces the protein MSTNSKPSIVFAHGIWADGSCFSKLIPTLRAEGHEVMAAQYGLDTLKGDVDATIRTFGRVSGPIVLVGHSYGGTVITHAGMDPRVAALVYIAALGPDETETSQSEQQKFPTTDVFKNIDLADGRVWLKPVSGVPCFAGDLSPEEQGIVYATHFAPAVDLFTQKLDGIAWRSKPSWSIVATEDRAVHPDLQRFAAKRMGATTIELKSSHVPMLSQPHAVLDVIRSASAAVAAKQEKAA, from the coding sequence ATGTCCACGAATAGCAAACCGAGTATCGTGTTCGCCCACGGCATCTGGGCCGACGGCTCATGCTTTAGTAAGCTGATCCCGACGCTGCGGGCGGAGGGGCACGAAGTAATGGCCGCCCAGTACGGCCTCGACACGCTGAAAGGCGACGTCGACGCGACCATCCGCACATTCGGACGCGTCAGCGGTCCGATCGTCCTGGTCGGCCACTCCTACGGCGGAACCGTCATCACGCACGCCGGCATGGACCCCCGCGTTGCTGCTCTCGTCTACATCGCGGCCTTGGGTCCGGATGAGACCGAGACATCGCAGAGCGAGCAGCAAAAGTTCCCCACGACGGACGTCTTCAAAAACATTGACCTCGCCGACGGCCGCGTCTGGCTGAAGCCGGTCAGCGGCGTCCCGTGCTTCGCCGGCGATTTGTCTCCCGAAGAGCAGGGCATCGTTTATGCGACCCACTTCGCGCCGGCCGTCGATCTGTTCACCCAGAAGCTTGACGGCATCGCCTGGCGGTCAAAACCGAGCTGGTCCATCGTGGCCACCGAGGATCGCGCAGTCCATCCTGACCTGCAACGCTTCGCCGCGAAGCGCATGGGCGCCACGACCATCGAGTTGAAGAGCAGCCACGTTCCGATGCTCTCCCAACCGCACGCCGTACTCGACGTGATCCGCAGCGCTTCTGCGGCGGTCGCCGCAAAGCAAGAAAAAGCGGCCTGA